One region of Chryseobacterium sp. C-71 genomic DNA includes:
- a CDS encoding (2Fe-2S)-binding protein — MSDSTNHSRRSFLKSTAIVAIFASIPTSVKAFYQDVKDFILPKKSILPIKISVNKKVHEIKTDSRSTLLDVLRENLNLTGTKKGCDHGQCGACTVHIDGERALSCLTLAAMVPGKEVTTIEGLSTGDQLHPMQEAFIECDGFQCGYCTPGQIMSAVACVKEGHTNSVEEIKEFMSGNLCRCGAYNGIVESIQKVAAL; from the coding sequence ATGTCTGACTCTACCAATCACAGCAGAAGATCCTTTTTAAAAAGTACAGCCATTGTAGCTATTTTTGCTTCAATTCCAACGTCTGTAAAAGCTTTTTATCAGGATGTAAAAGACTTTATTCTTCCAAAGAAAAGTATCTTACCCATAAAAATTTCTGTCAACAAAAAAGTACACGAAATTAAAACAGACAGCCGATCTACATTGTTGGATGTCTTGCGTGAAAACCTCAATCTTACAGGAACTAAAAAAGGCTGTGACCACGGGCAATGTGGAGCTTGTACCGTTCATATTGATGGTGAAAGAGCATTAAGCTGCCTGACTTTGGCAGCAATGGTTCCCGGTAAGGAAGTGACAACGATTGAAGGTTTGTCAACCGGGGATCAGCTTCATCCCATGCAGGAAGCATTTATAGAATGTGACGGTTTTCAATGTGGATATTGCACTCCCGGACAGATTATGTCTGCGGTTGCCTGCGTAAAAGAAGGTCATACCAATTCTGTAGAAGAAATTAAAGAATTCATGAGTGGAAATCTCTGCCGTTGTGGTGCCTACAACGGAATTGTAGAATCTATACAAAAAGTTGCAGCATTATGA
- a CDS encoding response regulator → MNKKKILIFDDDKVILEVISIIFEEGGFDVEISETSHDIIQKVSQFQPDVILMDNWIPNIGGVEATKLLKSHEEYKNIPVIYVTANNDIVALAKSAQADDYVAKPFNLEDLEEKVAKHIKD, encoded by the coding sequence ATGAACAAGAAGAAAATTTTGATTTTTGATGATGATAAAGTGATTCTTGAGGTGATCAGCATCATTTTTGAAGAAGGCGGTTTTGACGTTGAGATTTCAGAAACGTCGCACGACATCATACAGAAAGTTTCACAGTTTCAGCCGGATGTCATTTTGATGGACAATTGGATCCCGAATATCGGTGGTGTAGAAGCAACGAAGCTTTTGAAAAGTCATGAAGAATACAAAAATATTCCTGTAATCTATGTGACTGCAAATAATGATATTGTTGCTTTAGCGAAAAGTGCGCAGGCTGATGATTATGTGGCAAAACCTTTTAATCTTGAAGATTTGGAGGAGAAAGTGGCGAAACATATTAAAGATTGA
- a CDS encoding response regulator codes for MPKKVIRNLQFGIGFSLLILIASSVASYLSIQNQMQHRESVSKSRRSVTAVKDVLIALLDAETGNRGYQLTGKESFLDPYNRSLEAYSQSIEKAKSLDITEPSQLARLKDLEKNVDGNINNLKLFVENRRKGIAMTQEQIEMSKLYMDKCRSLVQDFVQFEESGLEKKNKDLDKSSNTTVLFIVFSSLAAMIVTIFFYIKLRNDLIRRDKLEKELKAKDIEISKRVNVIQQVANRVSNGDYNQRVEDEYDGDLGDLVDSLNHMTDSLKISFDKINKSDWRQKGLALLNESLVGNKSVKQVTNDALSQLIDYGNCINGAVYLMDDGKLKLSSSFGLENSMKQIFDSGEGMVGQVFAQKKPKAFNDLNENDFAVTFASSKVKINAILLVPVMSDRLTIGVLEVSSNENFDQDKIDYFVESSRNIAIALRSAKSREKEQRLLEETQAQSEELQVQHSELENLNTELEAQTQKLQASEEELKVQQEELMQTNTELEERSKLLEEKNQLIAERNIEIQRKAEELALSTQYKSEFLANMSHELRTPLNSILLLSRLMAENPDENLNEDQIESAKVIQSSGSSLLTLIDEILDLAKIESGKMSLEYQDVVIDEVVKDLKNLMNPLVKEKGIEFNINIEEDLAKSLETDRLRLDQVLRNLLSNALKFTKEGSVDLNIKKDPKNKDFITFSVKDTGIGIPEDKQKIIFEAFQQADGSTQRKFGGTGLGLSISREIAKLLGGYLDLKSKVNEGSEFSLIIPMSESLKGNQTVSTGNSDQNLVDVILEDVEEIKQIIDYQENEIEIAFKHLEIPEDVDDDRNNISKDDKVILIVEDDTNFAIALLKFARMQNYKGVVVVRGDQALSAAMQYHPAAILLDVQLPVKDGWKVMDELKSNPQTKPIPVHMMSSLHVKKESLMKGAIDFINKPVAMEQMTDVFKKIEDALKKSPQKVLIVEENAKHASALSYFLSNFDISLSVEDNVEDSVRAFNTDGVDCVILDIGANRRNAYKIIESIKSYEGLENLPIIIFTERNLSTSEELKIKQYADSIVVKTAHSYQRILDEVGLFLHLVEEKNSSVETIRNKTLGSLTEVLSGKKILITDDDVRNIFSLTKALEKYKVEVVLAMDGVQALEQIKEHPDVDVVLMDMMMPNMDGYETIQEIRKMPKFRRLPIIAVTAKSMIGDRDKCIEAGASDYITKPVDIDQLLSLLRVWLYES; via the coding sequence ATGCCGAAAAAAGTGATAAGAAACCTCCAGTTCGGAATCGGGTTTTCTCTATTGATTTTAATTGCGAGTTCGGTCGCATCATATTTAAGCATCCAAAATCAGATGCAGCACCGCGAAAGCGTTTCTAAAAGCAGAAGATCAGTTACCGCTGTGAAAGACGTTCTGATCGCACTTTTAGATGCGGAAACCGGAAACCGTGGTTATCAATTAACCGGAAAAGAAAGTTTTCTCGATCCATATAACCGAAGTTTAGAAGCATATTCTCAGTCAATAGAAAAGGCAAAATCGCTTGATATCACAGAGCCTTCTCAGTTGGCTCGTCTTAAAGATTTGGAAAAAAATGTTGATGGGAATATCAACAATCTGAAACTTTTTGTTGAGAACAGACGGAAAGGAATTGCGATGACGCAGGAGCAGATTGAAATGAGCAAATTGTACATGGATAAATGCCGTTCACTTGTACAGGACTTTGTACAGTTTGAGGAAAGCGGACTTGAGAAAAAAAATAAAGATCTCGACAAATCATCCAATACAACTGTTCTGTTTATTGTTTTTTCATCTCTGGCAGCAATGATCGTGACGATATTTTTCTATATTAAATTACGTAATGATTTGATCAGAAGAGATAAACTGGAAAAAGAATTAAAAGCAAAAGATATTGAAATTTCAAAACGAGTAAACGTAATTCAGCAGGTTGCGAACAGAGTTTCTAACGGTGATTACAACCAAAGAGTGGAAGATGAATACGACGGAGACTTAGGTGATCTGGTAGATTCATTAAATCACATGACCGACTCTCTGAAAATATCTTTTGATAAGATCAATAAAAGCGACTGGAGACAGAAAGGTTTAGCTTTATTAAATGAATCTTTGGTGGGAAATAAGTCGGTGAAGCAAGTAACCAATGATGCTCTCAGCCAATTGATCGATTACGGAAACTGTATCAACGGTGCAGTTTATCTGATGGATGATGGAAAATTGAAGTTGAGCAGTTCGTTTGGTTTAGAAAACAGTATGAAGCAGATCTTCGATTCCGGAGAAGGAATGGTGGGGCAGGTTTTTGCACAGAAAAAGCCGAAAGCATTCAATGACTTAAATGAAAATGATTTTGCAGTTACTTTTGCAAGCAGTAAAGTGAAAATCAATGCTATTTTGTTGGTTCCCGTCATGTCTGATCGTTTGACGATTGGGGTTTTAGAGGTAAGTTCAAATGAAAACTTTGATCAGGACAAAATCGATTATTTTGTAGAAAGTTCCAGAAATATTGCCATTGCTTTACGATCTGCAAAAAGTCGTGAGAAAGAACAGCGTTTATTGGAGGAAACTCAGGCTCAGTCTGAAGAATTGCAAGTTCAACATTCAGAGCTAGAAAATCTGAATACAGAACTAGAAGCACAGACTCAAAAATTACAGGCTTCAGAAGAAGAACTGAAAGTGCAGCAGGAAGAACTGATGCAAACCAATACTGAATTGGAAGAACGTTCAAAATTATTAGAAGAAAAAAATCAGCTGATTGCTGAAAGAAATATTGAAATTCAAAGAAAAGCTGAAGAGTTGGCTTTAAGTACACAATACAAATCTGAATTCCTGGCAAATATGTCGCACGAACTGCGTACACCATTGAATTCAATTCTTCTCTTATCACGTTTGATGGCAGAAAATCCTGATGAAAACCTGAATGAAGATCAGATTGAATCTGCAAAAGTGATTCAGAGTTCCGGTAGCAGTTTGTTGACTTTGATTGATGAAATTTTAGATTTAGCTAAAATAGAATCCGGGAAAATGTCTCTGGAATATCAGGATGTTGTGATTGATGAAGTCGTAAAAGATTTGAAAAATTTAATGAATCCTTTGGTTAAAGAAAAAGGAATTGAATTTAATATCAATATTGAAGAAGATTTAGCAAAAAGCCTTGAAACAGACCGTCTGCGTTTGGATCAGGTTTTGAGAAATCTTTTGTCCAATGCTTTGAAATTTACAAAAGAAGGAAGCGTAGATTTAAACATTAAAAAAGATCCTAAAAATAAAGATTTCATCACATTCTCTGTAAAAGACACAGGAATTGGAATCCCGGAAGACAAGCAGAAAATTATTTTTGAAGCTTTCCAGCAGGCAGACGGGTCTACGCAGCGTAAATTTGGAGGAACCGGTTTAGGATTATCTATCAGCCGGGAAATTGCTAAATTATTGGGTGGATATTTAGATTTAAAAAGCAAAGTCAACGAAGGAAGCGAATTCAGTTTGATCATTCCGATGAGCGAAAGTCTGAAAGGAAATCAGACTGTTTCAACTGGAAATTCAGATCAGAATTTGGTTGACGTTATTTTAGAAGATGTTGAAGAAATTAAACAGATTATTGATTATCAGGAAAATGAGATTGAAATTGCATTCAAACATTTGGAAATTCCAGAAGACGTTGATGACGACCGAAACAACATTTCAAAAGACGATAAAGTAATATTAATCGTTGAAGATGATACCAACTTTGCTATCGCCTTATTGAAATTTGCCAGAATGCAAAATTACAAAGGTGTTGTGGTGGTAAGAGGCGACCAGGCATTATCTGCAGCGATGCAATACCATCCAGCTGCGATTTTACTGGATGTTCAGCTTCCTGTAAAAGACGGTTGGAAAGTAATGGACGAGTTGAAATCTAATCCTCAGACAAAACCAATTCCGGTACATATGATGTCGTCGCTACATGTAAAAAAGGAAAGTTTAATGAAAGGAGCGATCGACTTCATTAATAAACCTGTTGCAATGGAACAAATGACAGATGTTTTCAAAAAAATTGAAGATGCCTTGAAAAAGTCGCCGCAGAAAGTTTTAATTGTTGAAGAAAATGCAAAACATGCAAGTGCGCTTTCGTATTTCCTGAGCAATTTTGATATTTCTTTATCAGTTGAGGATAACGTTGAAGACAGTGTAAGAGCCTTTAATACTGACGGAGTAGACTGTGTAATCCTTGATATTGGGGCAAACAGAAGAAATGCATACAAAATTATTGAGTCTATTAAAAGTTATGAAGGTTTAGAAAACCTGCCAATCATTATTTTTACAGAACGAAATTTATCAACTTCTGAAGAATTGAAAATCAAGCAATATGCTGATTCTATTGTCGTTAAAACGGCGCATTCTTATCAGAGAATTCTAGATGAAGTCGGTTTGTTTTTACATTTGGTTGAAGAAAAAAACAGCTCGGTAGAAACCATCAGAAATAAAACTTTAGGTTCATTGACAGAAGTTTTGAGCGGTAAAAAAATCCTGATTACCGATGACGACGTCCGCAATATATTCTCATTAACGAAAGCTTTGGAGAAATACAAAGTGGAAGTTGTGCTTGCAATGGACGGAGTTCAGGCATTGGAACAAATCAAAGAACATCCTGATGTAGACGTGGTTTTGATGGATATGATGATGCCAAATATGGATGGCTACGAAACGATTCAGGAAATCAGAAAAATGCCGAAGTTCAGAAGACTTCCAATCATTGCTGTAACGGCAAAATCGATGATTGGAGATCGTGACAAATGTATTGAGGCGGGAGCTTCAGATTATATCACAAAACCTGTGGATATCGATCAGTTGCTGTCTCTGTTGCGTGTTTGGTTGTATGAAAGTTAA
- a CDS encoding protein-glutamate O-methyltransferase CheR gives MLEPSIVKDEEIEFLIKDVYDLYGYDFSLYSRASFKRRVNRICLIDRFTSFAELRYTVLNDPDYLKHFIEEITVNVTEMFRDPHFFKKLREEILPQLGTYPLIRIWVAGCSTGEEAYSMAILLKEANLYHKCLIYGTDINPSVLETARSGVFPMHQMKVYSENYMLSGGKEDFSDYYTANYDSARFDKSLQEKLILSTHNLVSDSSFNSFQLIICRNVLIYFEKALQERVFNLFDSSLENLGYLALGSKETLRFSNLDKFYHQIEDQKIWKKVDHQ, from the coding sequence ATGCTGGAACCAAGTATCGTAAAGGACGAAGAAATCGAATTTCTGATCAAAGATGTGTACGACTTGTACGGATACGATTTTTCCTTGTACAGCAGAGCATCTTTCAAAAGACGAGTCAATCGTATTTGTCTGATCGACCGTTTTACCAGCTTTGCAGAATTGCGCTACACAGTTCTCAACGATCCTGATTATCTCAAGCATTTCATAGAAGAAATTACGGTGAATGTGACAGAAATGTTTCGTGATCCTCATTTTTTCAAAAAATTGAGAGAAGAAATCTTACCTCAATTAGGCACGTATCCTTTGATCAGAATTTGGGTTGCAGGTTGTTCTACTGGCGAAGAAGCATATTCGATGGCGATTTTGTTGAAAGAAGCTAACTTATATCATAAATGTTTGATTTATGGAACTGATATTAATCCATCAGTTTTAGAAACGGCAAGATCAGGCGTTTTTCCGATGCATCAGATGAAAGTATATTCTGAAAACTATATGCTTTCCGGCGGAAAAGAAGATTTTTCAGATTATTACACTGCCAATTATGACAGTGCAAGATTTGATAAAAGTCTTCAGGAAAAACTGATTTTATCGACACATAATCTGGTTTCAGACAGCTCATTCAACAGTTTTCAGTTGATTATCTGCAGAAATGTTTTAATTTATTTTGAAAAAGCTTTACAGGAACGTGTTTTCAACCTTTTTGATTCCAGTCTTGAAAATTTGGGTTATCTGGCCTTAGGTTCGAAAGAAACTTTGCGATTTTCTAATTTAGATAAATTTTATCATCAGATTGAAGACCAGAAAATCTGGAAAAAAGTAGATCACCAATAG
- a CDS encoding chemotaxis protein CheB — translation MKTQMSHTELIVIGGSAGSLQVIMEMIKKLDENINFPIVLVVHRKAYSTSILPTLLQQFTSMNVLEIEDKTELEKNEIYIVPADYHLLFENKNTVSLDSSEKMNYSRPSIDVTFKSAAETFGENVIGVLLSGASADGVEGLKYIKKNKGIVWIQNPETAEVDYMPKQAVERVDYDLLVDPKDLAELINQL, via the coding sequence ATGAAAACACAAATGAGCCATACTGAATTAATTGTCATCGGAGGATCTGCAGGAAGTCTTCAGGTGATTATGGAAATGATTAAAAAGCTTGACGAAAATATTAATTTTCCGATTGTTTTGGTTGTCCACAGAAAAGCATACTCAACGAGTATTCTGCCAACTTTGCTGCAGCAATTTACCTCAATGAATGTGCTTGAAATTGAAGATAAAACAGAGCTGGAGAAGAATGAGATTTACATCGTTCCGGCAGATTATCATTTGTTGTTTGAAAATAAAAATACAGTCTCACTCGACAGTTCAGAAAAGATGAATTACTCTCGTCCGTCGATTGATGTGACTTTCAAATCTGCTGCTGAAACATTTGGTGAAAACGTTATTGGAGTTTTGCTTTCAGGAGCCAGTGCAGATGGCGTGGAAGGTTTAAAATATATTAAAAAAAATAAAGGAATCGTCTGGATTCAAAATCCGGAAACCGCAGAAGTCGATTACATGCCGAAGCAGGCAGTAGAGAGGGTTGATTATGATCTGTTAGTTGATCCTAAAGATTTGGCGGAGTTAATTAATCAGTTGTAA
- a CDS encoding DUF4249 domain-containing protein produces MKNLFLIIISFFLLVGCEKEIDLDLDDQSGNIVIEANVTDQAGPYYVKITKSVAFTENNVYPAIKDATVVLSDNTGQTETLKYIGEGFYETKNFSAVSGRTYTLKVSAEGKEYIAQSKMPEAVLLDDLQQDSFMVAGELSYTLLPIFTDPPVLGNRYLFSYTVNNSGKTFEAFTDNVNNGMLNQRPLLLPNDDEDGVSEKTKVGDTINVEMQCIDTNVFTYFSALLQIIDGGGPGGGITPSNPPSNISNGALGYFSAHTVSKKSYVIQ; encoded by the coding sequence ATGAAAAACTTATTTTTAATCATCATATCATTCTTTCTACTAGTTGGTTGCGAAAAAGAAATTGATTTAGATTTAGATGATCAAAGCGGAAATATCGTCATTGAAGCCAATGTTACAGATCAGGCAGGACCTTATTATGTTAAGATTACAAAGTCAGTTGCCTTTACTGAGAACAATGTTTATCCCGCAATAAAAGATGCTACAGTTGTATTGAGTGATAACACCGGACAAACCGAAACTTTGAAATATATCGGAGAAGGTTTTTACGAAACGAAAAATTTTTCAGCCGTTTCGGGAAGAACTTATACTTTGAAAGTTTCAGCAGAAGGTAAAGAATATATAGCCCAAAGCAAAATGCCTGAAGCTGTTTTGCTCGATGATTTACAGCAAGATTCATTCATGGTTGCGGGTGAATTATCATATACACTTTTACCGATTTTTACAGATCCTCCGGTATTAGGAAACAGATATCTTTTCAGTTATACTGTAAATAATTCAGGTAAAACTTTCGAAGCTTTTACTGATAATGTTAACAACGGAATGCTCAATCAAAGACCTTTGTTGCTTCCAAATGATGATGAAGACGGCGTAAGCGAAAAAACTAAAGTGGGAGATACCATCAATGTAGAAATGCAGTGTATTGATACCAACGTGTTCACCTATTTTTCCGCATTATTACAGATTATCGATGGTGGTGGTCCAGGTGGCGGAATTACCCCTTCCAATCCGCCAAGCAACATTAGCAACGGTGCGTTGGGTTATTTTTCGGCACATACAGTCAGCAAAAAGAGTTATGTGATTCAGTAA
- a CDS encoding response regulator, which produces MKKKILIVDDDPRNIFALKLTLKARGFQMETSTMAQEAIQILENNPDIDLVLMDMMMPEMDGYEAVKIIRQTPSIKHIPVIAVTAQAMEEDRQKCLDAGAQDYVKKPIDVDVLLTAIEKLS; this is translated from the coding sequence ATGAAAAAGAAAATTTTGATTGTGGATGATGATCCACGTAATATATTTGCCCTGAAATTGACTTTAAAAGCCCGCGGCTTTCAGATGGAAACTTCTACGATGGCGCAGGAAGCGATTCAGATTTTAGAAAATAATCCTGACATTGATTTGGTGTTGATGGATATGATGATGCCGGAAATGGATGGTTATGAAGCTGTGAAAATTATTCGCCAGACGCCCTCCATTAAACATATTCCGGTAATTGCAGTGACCGCTCAGGCAATGGAAGAAGACCGTCAGAAATGTCTGGATGCCGGAGCCCAGGATTATGTGAAAAAGCCGATTGATGTTGATGTACTATTAACTGCTATAGAAAAACTGTCTTAA
- a CDS encoding TonB-dependent receptor, which yields MQAIYCRIFTTIGLSVFSITAFAQERRTISGTVRDGKNGELVIGATIKVEEDPTINITANEYGFYSLSLPQGNYTIAVAYGGYENYRQTVQLDQNVKLDLILSQEKERTAQIDEVIISAVKKDKNLTSAQMGTETLSIKSIEKLPVLFGEKDVLKTIQLLPGIKSNGEGSSGFSVRGGATDQNLILLDEAPVYNASHLLGFFSTFNSDALKDASIIKGNSPAQYGGRLSSVMDVKMKDGNNKDYNVNGGIGLISSRLSVEGPIQKEKSSFIVSGRRTYADVFLKATDDFKDSKLYFYDLNLKANYQINENNRLYISGYFGRDVLGLGNTFSTDWGNTTATLRWNSIINSKLFSNTSFIYSNYDYKVSLTSNDNTFGLDSQIQDWNLKQDFSWFAGNKHSVRFGLQSIYHTITPSSASGTSVSSFPRNSRYSWENALYINDDFKATEKLTVNYGLRLSMFSVLGGDTFNTYDNGVLTESRFLEKGKFGKTYVNLEPRITANYRINEVSSIKGGYARNTQNLHLLSNSSSGNPTDQWIGSSYSVKPEIADQISAGYSRNFNNNNYEINAEVYYKTMQNQIDFKNGAEITFDAAADVEGELLFGKGRAYGLEVIAKKKSGKLTGWVSYTLSKTERKINGINDNNWYNARQDKTHDLSVVATYELNPKWSFSGLFVYSTGNAVTFPTGKYDLLGQTIFQYSKRNADRMPAYHRMDLSATYEASNNKRWKSSWTFGIYNIYGRENAYTIAFEDNPDKPGTTRAVQTSLFKFVPNITYNFKF from the coding sequence ATGCAAGCAATCTATTGTAGAATTTTCACCACAATCGGGCTTTCGGTTTTCAGCATTACCGCTTTTGCTCAGGAACGGAGAACGATCAGTGGAACGGTACGAGACGGAAAGAACGGCGAGCTCGTTATAGGAGCCACCATAAAAGTAGAAGAAGATCCCACGATCAATATCACAGCCAATGAATATGGTTTTTATTCACTTTCTCTACCGCAGGGAAATTATACAATTGCCGTCGCTTATGGAGGTTACGAAAATTACAGACAGACCGTACAGCTTGATCAGAATGTGAAATTAGATTTGATTCTGAGTCAGGAAAAAGAAAGAACTGCACAGATTGACGAAGTCATCATTTCAGCAGTGAAAAAAGATAAAAATCTTACGTCAGCTCAGATGGGAACCGAAACGTTGAGCATCAAAAGTATCGAAAAGCTTCCTGTTTTATTTGGTGAAAAAGATGTTTTGAAAACAATTCAGCTTTTACCCGGAATCAAAAGCAATGGCGAAGGCAGCAGCGGATTCAGTGTAAGAGGAGGCGCAACCGATCAGAATTTAATTTTATTAGATGAAGCTCCGGTTTATAATGCATCACACTTACTAGGGTTTTTCAGTACGTTCAACAGTGATGCACTGAAGGATGCAAGTATCATTAAAGGAAACAGTCCGGCGCAATATGGCGGTCGACTTTCTTCGGTGATGGATGTGAAAATGAAAGACGGAAACAACAAAGACTACAACGTCAACGGAGGAATTGGTTTGATTAGCAGCCGATTGAGTGTAGAAGGGCCGATTCAGAAAGAAAAATCTTCATTCATTGTTTCGGGAAGAAGAACGTATGCTGATGTTTTCCTGAAAGCTACTGATGATTTTAAAGACAGCAAGCTTTATTTTTATGATTTAAATTTAAAAGCCAATTATCAAATTAACGAAAACAACCGTTTGTATATTTCTGGATATTTCGGACGGGATGTTTTAGGATTAGGTAATACATTTTCTACCGATTGGGGAAACACCACAGCGACTTTGCGTTGGAACAGCATCATCAATAGTAAATTATTCTCCAACACTTCATTTATTTACAGCAACTACGATTACAAAGTCAGTCTTACGAGCAACGACAATACTTTCGGATTAGATTCACAAATTCAGGATTGGAATCTAAAGCAGGATTTCTCATGGTTTGCCGGGAATAAGCATTCAGTTCGTTTTGGTCTACAGTCTATTTATCATACGATTACGCCAAGTAGCGCTTCGGGAACGAGTGTGAGTAGTTTTCCGAGAAATTCAAGATATTCTTGGGAAAACGCATTATATATTAATGATGATTTTAAAGCTACAGAAAAGTTGACGGTGAATTATGGTTTAAGACTGTCGATGTTCAGCGTTTTGGGTGGAGATACTTTCAATACCTATGACAACGGAGTTTTAACCGAAAGCCGTTTTTTAGAAAAAGGAAAATTCGGAAAAACGTATGTTAATCTGGAGCCACGAATTACTGCCAACTACAGAATCAATGAAGTGAGCAGCATCAAAGGAGGATACGCAAGAAATACTCAGAATCTTCACTTGCTCAGCAACAGCAGCAGCGGAAATCCTACCGATCAGTGGATTGGAAGCAGTTATTCGGTAAAGCCTGAAATTGCAGACCAGATCAGTGCGGGTTACAGCAGAAATTTCAACAACAATAATTACGAAATTAATGCAGAAGTTTATTATAAAACGATGCAGAATCAGATTGATTTTAAAAACGGTGCCGAAATCACTTTTGATGCCGCAGCAGATGTAGAAGGCGAATTGTTATTTGGAAAAGGAAGAGCTTACGGTTTAGAAGTAATCGCAAAAAAGAAAAGCGGAAAACTGACAGGCTGGGTTTCTTACACCTTATCAAAAACTGAAAGAAAAATAAACGGAATCAACGATAACAATTGGTACAATGCGAGACAAGATAAAACCCACGATCTATCAGTTGTTGCGACATACGAGCTAAATCCTAAATGGTCTTTTTCGGGATTGTTTGTGTACAGCACAGGAAATGCTGTGACTTTCCCAACCGGGAAGTATGATCTGCTCGGACAAACGATTTTCCAATACAGCAAAAGAAATGCTGACAGAATGCCTGCGTACCACAGAATGGATTTGAGCGCAACGTATGAAGCAAGTAACAACAAACGCTGGAAAAGCTCTTGGACGTTCGGAATTTACAATATTTACGGAAGAGAAAATGCTTACACGATTGCATTTGAAGACAATCCTGACAAACCCGGAACAACGAGAGCGGTACAAACTTCACTCTTCAAATTTGTTCCGAATATTACTTATAATTTTAAATTTTAA